The Actinocorallia herbida DNA window ATCCTCGCCATCGCGCCGCCCGAACTCGGCGCGTACACCGCCTCGCGAGCCGCCGAGCAGCCGGCGCCGCTTCCCGCGGCTCTCAGTGACCTCCCGCTCCTGCCGAGCGAGCCTGATCCGCTGCCCCTGACGATCTTCGAGTTCCTGCAGAGGTCCTACCAGGCACAGCTCGGCGAGGCGCCCACGCTGATGGGCAGGAGCGTCCAGCTGACCGGCTTCGCCGTCCGCAGCGAGAACGGCACATGGGCGGTCGGCCGTCTCCAGATGAGCTGCTGCGCAGCCGACGCCGTCGCCCTCACCGTGGAAGTACTCGACGCTCCCGCTCCAGCGGACGGCACCTGGATCGAGGTCACCGGCTTCTGGCGGCCCGCGGGCGATCCACAGGGCCCTCCCGTCTACCAGATCCGCGCGCAGGACGTCGCACGCATCGACAAGCCCGACTTCGTCTACGAATGACGTCCCGTAGAGCGCGTCATCCCTGTGGGCGGTGATGAGGCATGCGGTCAGCGGTCGTGCAGCGTGTCGTGCCGCAGCGCGGTGCCGATGAAGACGAGTTCCTGGCCTTCGGGTGAGGCGTCGTCGACGGTCGCGAACGGCTCCAGGCGGATGACGGGCCCTGCCTGGGACCACAACGCCGCGGTGGAGGGACGGCTCGCGAGACGGCAGAAGCCCTTCACCCTCAGGACGCCGCCCGCACCGCGGAATCCTTCGCCGATGAGGTCCCACAGGCGCTGGGGGTGGAAGGGCCGCGGGGAGCGGAAGACCAGGCTGGAGAGGTGCAGCAGATGCATCCGTTCGACAGCTCCACCAGCCGCTCGTCGGTGCGCGACAAGGCTCCTCCGTCGCCGCGACGTTCGCCTTCGGCGAGTACGAGGACGACGACCGGACCATCACCGACCTGCTCATCGGCCAGATCGCGGATCAGGTCGGCGTCGATGTTCACCTCGCTCAGGTCGTTGACGATGACCGCGGTGCGCAGGCCGTCGCGGTTGTTGAGCACGTGGTTCAGCAGGGTCGTCTTGCCCGCGCCCAGGAACCCGGACAGAACGGTGACGGGCAGCGCAGGCGCACAGGCGCTGGTGAGGTCAAGGGATCTCTCTCGTTGGCGAAGCCCGGGCCCCCTCGGCGCGCGAGGGAGCCCGGGTGCGGGACGCGGTCCGTCAGCGGGCCAGCAGGCCGCGCTGGTAGGCGCGGATCAGGCGGCGCGGCACCTGGATCTGCTCGCCGTCGACCGTCACCGGGGTGAGGGCGGGCCGGTCGGCCTTCCACTGGGCCCGGCGGGTGCGGGTGTTGCTGCGGGACTTCTTGCGTTTGGGGACTGCCATGGCGGGCTCCTTACCAGCTGGACTTGGTGACGCCGGGCAGCTCGCCGCGGTGGGCCATCTCCCGGAAGCGGACGCGGGACAGGCCGAAGCGGCGCAGGTGGCCGCGGGGCCGTCCGTCGACGGCGTCGCGGTTGCGCAGCCGGGTCGCGCTCCCGTCGCGCGGCTGGCGGGCCAGCTCCCGGGAGGCTTCGGCCTTGATCTCCAGCGACGTGTGCGGGCTGGAGATGATCCGCTTCAGCTCGGCGCGGCGGGCCGCGTGGCGGGCGACGACCTCACGACGGCGCACGTCGGCGGCGATCTTGCTCTTCTTGGCCATCAGACCTTCACTCCCCGGGCGCGCATGCGGCGGACGGCCGCCTCGATCCCGATCTTGTCGATCGTCTTCATGCCGCGCGCCGACAGCTTGAGCTTCACGGTGCGCCGCTCGCTCGGCAGGAAGTAGCGCTTGGTCTGGATGTTCGGGTCGAACCGGCGGTTGGTGCGGCGGTGGGAGTGCGAGACGCGCTTGCCGAAGCCGGGCTTGGTGCCGGTGAGCATGCAGACGGCGCTCATTTGGCGGCCCCGTAGCGCTGCCGGAACCGCTCGACGCGTCCCGCGGTGTCGAGTGTGCGGTTGCGGCCGGTGTAGAAGGGGTGGCTCGCGGAGGAGACGTCGACGTCGATGACGGGGTAGGTGTTGCCGTCCTCCCACGCGATGGTCTTGTCGCCGGTGGCGGTGGAGCGGGTCAGGAAGGCGTAGTCGGCGGACGCGTCGCGGAAGACGACGGGCCGGTACTCCGGGTGGATGCCCGGTTTCATCTAGCGGTCCTCTCGGTAGGTCACGTGCCTGCGCACGATCGGGTCGTACTTGCGCAGCACCAGGCGGTCGGGGCTGTTGCGGCGGTTCTTGCGGGTCACGTACGTGTGACCCGTCCCCGCGGTGGATCTCAGCTTGATCAGGGGGCGGAGTTCGGTTCGTGCCACCTTGTGTCCTTTCCGGTCTCAGGCCATGCCATGATAATGAAAATGATTATCGTTGCAAGTGAGGTTACGTCATGACCGTCCCCGTCGTCCTGGTCGCCGGGCTGCACGGACCCGCGCGGGCCGCCGTCGTCGACCGGCTGCTGCGCGAGCAGCCGAACGCGGTCGCGATCCACCACGATCTGCGCGGCATCACCGCGGACCGGATCGTGCGCGTCGTGCGCGACGCCCGGAACATCGCCGAGCGGACCGAAGTCGAACTGGAGCACGGCTGCGTGTCGTGCACCGTGCGCGAGGACCTGATCCCGCAGCTGCTGCGCTACGCCGTCACCGCGTCCGTGCTGGTGGTGGACCTGTGGGACTGCGTCGAGCCCCGTATGGTCGCCGACGCGCTCGGCCACGCCGAAGAGGCCAGGGGCCGGCTCCGGCTCACCGGCGTGCTCACCGCGCTGGACGCCGAGCACATGCCCGCAGACCTGTGCCGGGGCGACCTGCTCACGGAAGCGGGCAAGGCGGGGTCCGCGGGCGATCCCCGCTATGTGGCCGAGGTCCTGGCGCGGCAGATCGAGTACGCCACCTCCCTGATGCTGCCCGAGCTGATGCCCGCCCCCCTGCCCGGCGTACCCGAGGAAGACCTCGACCTGTGCCGGGAGATCCTCTCCCACCTCGCGCCCGCGACGCCCGTCATCGCCACCACCGACCCGCTGCCGCCGGTCACCGGTCCCGCGCTGTGCGCCCGCGAACTGGGCCTGCGCGTCGATCCGGCCACCGCGCTGCTGCCGTGCGACATCCACACCGACGCCGTCGACACCGTCGTCTGGCGGGCCCGCCGCCCCCTGCACCCCGCCCGGTTCTTCGACGCCGCCGACACCCTCGCGTCCGAGACCGTGCGCAGCCGCGGCCGCTTCTGGCTCGCCAACCGGCCCGACCGGATGATCGCCTGGGACGCCGTCGCCGGCGTCGTCGGCATCGAGGACGCCGGCACCTGGCTGGCCGCGCTGCCCTCTGATGCCTGGGACGAGCTGCCCGCCGCCCGGACGCTGGCGGCCGACCTCGACTGGTGCGCCGAGCACGGCGACCGGGTGCAGCACCTCGTGTTCACCGGCCCCGACCTCGACCGCGTCCGCATCCACCGCCTCCTGGACGCCTGTCTCCTGGCGCCCGGGGAATCCCCCGAATCCGACGACGACCCCTTCGCCGCCTTCTTCGACGTCAAGGAGACCGCATGAGCCACCCGCGCGACCGCCGCCCCCGCCCCAAGAAGAATCCACTTCACGGCGTCACCTACATCGACTACAAGGACACCGACCTCC harbors:
- the rpmF gene encoding 50S ribosomal protein L32 — translated: MAVPKRKKSRSNTRTRRAQWKADRPALTPVTVDGEQIQVPRRLIRAYQRGLLAR
- a CDS encoding GTP-binding protein yields the protein MHLLHLSSLVFRSPRPFHPQRLWDLIGEGFRGAGGVLRVKGFCRLASRPSTAALWSQAGPVIRLEPFATVDDASPEGQELVFIGTALRHDTLHDR
- the rpsN gene encoding 30S ribosomal protein S14; translated protein: MAKKSKIAADVRRREVVARHAARRAELKRIISSPHTSLEIKAEASRELARQPRDGSATRLRNRDAVDGRPRGHLRRFGLSRVRFREMAHRGELPGVTKSSW
- a CDS encoding CobW family GTP-binding protein gives rise to the protein MTVPVVLVAGLHGPARAAVVDRLLREQPNAVAIHHDLRGITADRIVRVVRDARNIAERTEVELEHGCVSCTVREDLIPQLLRYAVTASVLVVDLWDCVEPRMVADALGHAEEARGRLRLTGVLTALDAEHMPADLCRGDLLTEAGKAGSAGDPRYVAEVLARQIEYATSLMLPELMPAPLPGVPEEDLDLCREILSHLAPATPVIATTDPLPPVTGPALCARELGLRVDPATALLPCDIHTDAVDTVVWRARRPLHPARFFDAADTLASETVRSRGRFWLANRPDRMIAWDAVAGVVGIEDAGTWLAALPSDAWDELPAARTLAADLDWCAEHGDRVQHLVFTGPDLDRVRIHRLLDACLLAPGESPESDDDPFAAFFDVKETA
- a CDS encoding TIGR03943 family putative permease subunit, whose amino-acid sequence is MTRAFQNMLMLVLGGTILWITLVTGQVTDYVKPGLRYPLIACAVVLLALGAAGMRRDWHADPDHGPDDHAGHHHSGPRTGWLLCLPVLVILAIAPPELGAYTASRAAEQPAPLPAALSDLPLLPSEPDPLPLTIFEFLQRSYQAQLGEAPTLMGRSVQLTGFAVRSENGTWAVGRLQMSCCAADAVALTVEVLDAPAPADGTWIEVTGFWRPAGDPQGPPVYQIRAQDVARIDKPDFVYE
- the rpmB gene encoding 50S ribosomal protein L28 yields the protein MSAVCMLTGTKPGFGKRVSHSHRRTNRRFDPNIQTKRYFLPSERRTVKLKLSARGMKTIDKIGIEAAVRRMRARGVKV
- a CDS encoding GTP-binding protein, with amino-acid sequence MLNNRDGLRTAVIVNDLSEVNIDADLIRDLADEQVGDGPVVVLVLAEGERRGDGGALSRTDERLVELSNGCICCTSPAWSSAPRGPSTPSACGTSSAKDSAVRAAS
- a CDS encoding type B 50S ribosomal protein L31, whose amino-acid sequence is MKPGIHPEYRPVVFRDASADYAFLTRSTATGDKTIAWEDGNTYPVIDVDVSSASHPFYTGRNRTLDTAGRVERFRQRYGAAK
- the rpmG gene encoding 50S ribosomal protein L33, producing MARTELRPLIKLRSTAGTGHTYVTRKNRRNSPDRLVLRKYDPIVRRHVTYREDR